Genomic DNA from Clavibacter michiganensis:
ACTCGACGACGATCACGGGCGCCACGGCCGACCCCGTCAAGGACTACCTCAAGCAGATCGGCAAGGTCGCGCTGCTCAACGCCGCCGAGGAGGTCGAGCTCGCCATGCGCATCGAGGCGGGCCTGTTCGCCGAGGACAAGCTGGCGAACACCCCCGGCATCTCCCGCGAGCTCGAGCGCGAGCTGCGCTGGGTCGCCCGCGACGGCCAGCGCGCGAAGAGCCACCTGCTCGGCGCGAACCTCCGACTCGTGGTCAGCCTCGCCAAGCGCTACACGGGTCGCGGGATGCAGTTCCTCGACCTGATCCAGGAGGGCAACCTCGGCCTGATCCGCGCGGTCGAGAAGTTCGACTACACCAAGGGCTTCAAGTTCTCCACGTACGCCACGTGGTGGATCCGCCAGGCCATCACGCGAGCGATGGCCGACCAGGCCCGCACCATCCGGATCCCGGTGCACATGGTGGAGGTCATCAACAAGCTCGCCCGCGTGCAGCGCCAGATGCTGCAGGACCTGGGTCGCGAACCCACGCCCGAGGAGCTCTCGCGCGAGCTCGACATGACGCCCGAGAAGGTCATCGAGGTCCAGAAGTACGGCCGCGAGCCCATCTCCCTGCACACGCCCCTCGGCGAGGACGGCGACAGCGAGTTCGGCGACCTCATCGAGGACACCGAGGCGGTCGTCCCGGCCGACGCGGTGGGCTTCACCATGCTGCAGAAGCAGCTGGAGTCGCTCCTCGACTCGCTCTCCGAGCGCGAGGCGGGCGTGATCCGCATGCGCTTCGGCCTCGGCGACGGCATGCCGAAGACGCTCGACCAGATCGGCGACACGTTCGGGGTCACGCGCGAGCGCATCCGCCAGATCGAGTCGAAGACCATGGCCAAGCTCCGCCACCCGTCGCGCTCGCAGTCGCTGCGCGACTACCTCGAGTAGGCCGTGCCCCTGCGCCTCGCCGTCGCCGCGGGACGGGCCGCCCGCTGGGCCGCCCGTCTCCGCGGCGGCGGATCCGCCGTGCCCGGCGTCGTCGCCCTCCGCCTCGAGCCCCGCTTCCTCGAGCGCACCATCGCCGACCTGCCGCACGGCGTGGTCGCCGTCACCGGCTCCAACGGCAAGTCGACGACCACCCACATGCTCACCGCGGTGCTCCGCGCGCACGGGCTCCGCGTCTTCACGAACCCGTCCGGCGGGAACCTGCCGCAGGGCATCGCATCGGCCGTGCTCGCGGACGCCGACGCATCGGGCCGCCTGGACGCCGACGTCGCGGTCCTCGAGATCGACGAGGCGTACGGCGTCGCGCTCTCCGCGCTGCTCACCCCGCGCACGGTGCTCCTGCTCAACATCCAGATCGACCAGCTCAACCGGTTCCACGAGCCGGACCGCGTGGTCGGCATGCTCGAGCGCATCGCCGCCACGGCCACCGAGGCGGTCGTCGCCAACCGCGACGACGCGCACGTCAACGCCATCGCCGCGCACACGGCGCGGTCCGGCCGCGCCGCGGTGGACTGGTTCGGCGTGTCCGAGGAGCTCCTCGGCGACAGCAAGCACGGGCTGGCGTCCGCCCCGCGGTTCGGCTCCGAGGACCCCGACCCGGTGCACGTCGACGCGGGCGTCGAGGCCGTGGCCCTCTCGCGTCGCGACGCCGTGTTCCGTCTGGCGTCCGGCGAACTCCCGGTGACGCTCCCGTCGCGCGGCCTGCACTACGCCGTCGACGCCGCTGGCGCGCTGGCGACGGCGCGCCGCGTGCTCGGCGACCGGTTCGACCCGGTCCGCGCTGCCGAGGGCCTGGGCTCCGTGGCTGCCGTGTACGGACGCGGCGAGATGCTGCGGGCGGGTGATGAGGACATCGAGATCATCATGATGAAGAACCCGGCGAGCCTGCAGATGAACCTCGACGCGCTGGGGGATCCGCCGGAGCAGGTGCTGCTCGCCGTCGACGACGGGACCCCCGACCCGTCGTGGATCTACGACACCGACCTCTCCGCGCTCACGCACGCGGACATCGTCTCGGGCACCAAGGGCTACCAGCTGGCCGTGCGCTTCGGCTACGAGGGCCTCGAGGTCGGCCGCGTGGAGCCGGACCTGCGCCGGGCGGTGCAGGCGTTCATCACGCTGGAGAAGCCGTCCCGCGGCGTCAAGACCATGATCGTCAACTACGAGCAGATGATGGCGATCCGCCGCATCCTCGGCTACACGGACCTCGAGGGAGGCCCCGCGTGAGCGACGCGCTGCGCATCCTGCACCTCTACCCCGATGAGCTCGGCATCAACGGCGATCGCGGCAACGTGACCGTGCTCGTCGAGCGCGCGCGCATCCGCGGCATCCGCACGGAGGTCGTGCGTCACGCTCCGGGTGGCGGGGATCCGGGCGACGCCGACCTCGTGGTCATCGGCTCCGGGCCGCTCACCGCGCAGCGCGCCGTCCTGCCCGACCTCGTCGCGCACGCCCCGCACCTGGTCGGCCTCCGGGAGGCCGGCGTCCCGATCCTCGCGGTGGGCGGCGGTCTGCAGCTGCTGGGGGAGTCCGTGCGCCTCACCGACGGCGGCGAGCTCGTGGGCGCCGGCGTGCTGCCGGTGCGCACCACCCTGACGGCCGAGCGTCGCGTGGGCGACCTCGTGCTCGACACGCCGGACGGCGAGGTGGTCGGCTACGAGAACCACGGATCGACCCTCGACATCGGCGCGCACGCTCCGCTCGGCTCGGTCCGCGCGGGCTTCGGCAACGGCGGCCAGGGTGGCGGGGAGGGCGTCCGCGTCGGCGCCTCCATCGGCACGCACCTCGGCGGCCCCGTCCTGGCGCTCAATCCGCGGCTCGCCGACGAGCTGCTGTCCGCCGCACTGGCGCGGCACGATCGGGAGCTGCCCGCCGACATCTCCGGGACGCTCGACCGGCTCGACGGCTGGGCGCGCGAGGCACGCGCCACCGTCATGGCTCGACCCGCCCACTACTGAGGGAGCGGATCCCCGTCGTCGGCCGGGCGGGGACATGACGAAGGGCGCATCCCCGGTGGGGATGCGCCCTTCGTCCCGCGTCGGCCGGAGCCGACGCAGGTCGTCCTAGGCGCGCTCGTCGAGCAGGCGGCTCGACTCGTCGTGCCAGCTCGTGGCGATGGCCGACAGCTTCTCCTGGTACTTCTTGCCGTGGTGGGCGCAGAAGAGGAGCTCGCTGCTGTTCACCTCGACGCGGATGTACGCCTGAGCACCGCAGCTGTCGCAGCGGTCGTTGGCGGTGAGCTGGTGGTTGTCGAGCTCGTCCACGGGACGCTCGGTCGCGGTCGGTGTCATGTGATGCTCCCCTCCGGGTCGGGTCTGGTCGAGCCGAATGGATCAAGTAGACCACGTGCTCCCGGCAGTCAGCCCGACCGCTGTCGCCTGTTTCGCTCTGCGCGTAGGGCGCGGTGCGGCTGGCGGCGATTCGGAGGGGGAGGCGGCGGGCGACGGTTAAGATCGATGTCGGCTCGCGTCCGGCGAATGCCGGACGTACTTGGAGGACAGCACGTGGCAGCATCCGATTATTCCGCCCGTCACCTCTCCGTCCTCGAGGGCCTCGAGGCGGTCCGCAAGCGGCCCGGCATGTACATCGGATCGACCGACTCGCGCGGTCTCATGCACTGCCTCTGGGAGATCATCGACAACAGCGTCGACGAGGCGCTCGGCGGGCACGGGGACCGCATCGACGTGCGGCTCCACCCCGACGGCAGCGTCGAGGTGCGCGACACCGCCCGCGGGGTCCCGGTCGACATCGAGCCCAAGACCGGACTCTCCGGCGTCGAGGTCGTCTTCACCAAGCTGCACGCCGGCGGCAAGTTCGGATCCGGCTCCTACGCCTCGTCGGGCGGCCTGCACGGCGTAGGCGCCTCGGTCGTCAACGCCCTCTCGGAGCGCCTCGACGTCGAGGTCGACCGGGGCGGCAAGACCTACGCCATGTCCTTCCGGCGCGGCGAGCCGGGCATCTTCGAGGACCAGGGCGAGGCCAGCCCCGACGCGCCGTTCCGTCCCTTCACGTCCGGCAGCGAGCTGCGGGTGGTCGGCAAGGTGCGCAAGGGCGTCACCGGCACGCGGATCCGCTATTGGGCGGACCGGCAGATCTTCACCCGCGGCGCGTCCTTCCTCACCGAGGAGCTCCTCGGTCGCGCGCGGCAGACCGCCTTCCTCGTCCCCGGGCTCAGCATCGACATCGAGGACCTGCGCGGCGAGCAGCCCGTGCGCGAGTCGTTCCGCTTCGACGGCGGCATCGCCGAGTTCGTCGACCACCTGGCCGTCGACGCGCCGCTCACGGACACGTGGCGGCTCGAGGGATCCGGCACCTTCACCGAGACCGTGCCCGTGCTCACCGACGGCGGTGCCATGGTCCCGACCGAGCTCACGCGCGAGTGCGCCGTCGACATCGCGCTCCGCTGGGGCACGGGCTACGACACCCGCTTCAAGTCGTTCGTCAACATCATCGCGACGCCCAAGGGCGGCACGCACCAGGCCGGCTTCGAGGCGGGCCTGCTCAAGTTCGTCCGGGCGCAGGTCGAAGCCAACGCGCGCAAGCTCAAGGTCGGCACCGACAAGCTCGAGAAGGACGACGTGCTCGCGGGTCTCACGGCCGTGCTCACCGTGCGCTTCCCCGAGCCGCAGTTCGAAGGGCAGACCAAGGAGGTGCTGGGCACGCCCGCCGTGCGCGCCATCGTGTCCCAGGTCGTGCAGAAGGCCATGGCCGAGCGCTTCGCGTCCACGCGCCGCGAGGACAAGGCGCAGACCGCGGTCCTCCTCGAGAAGGTCGTGGGCGAGATGAAGTCGCGGATCTCCGCGCGCACCCACAAGGAGACGCAGCGGCGGAAGAACGCCCTGGAGAGCTCGTCGCTGCCCGCGAAGCTCGTGGACTGCCGCTCGAACGACGTCGCGAACAGCGAGCTCTTCATCGTCGAGGGCGACTCGGCGCTCGGCACGGCGAAGCTCGCGCGCGACAGCGAGTACCAGGCGCTGCTGCCCATCCGCGGCAAGATCCTCAACGTGCAGAAGGCGTCGCTGCCCGACATGCTCTCCAACACCGAGTGCGCGTCGATCATCCAGGTGCTGGGCGCGGGCTCCGGGCGCACCTTCGACCTGTCGGCGGCGCGCTACGGGAAGATCATCATCATGAGCGACGCCGACGTCGACGGCGCCCACATCCGCACGCTGCTGCTCACGCTCTTCTTCCGCTACATGCGGCCGATGATCGACGAGGGCCGGGTGTTCGCCGCCGTGCCGCCGCTGCACCGCGTCGTGGTGATGAACCCCGGCTCGAAGCCCAACGACGTGATCTACACCTACTCGGAGCGGGAGCTCGCGGCGGTGCTCGCGCAGGCCAAGCGGCAGGGGAAGCGCTACCAGGACCCGATCCAGCGATACAAGGGCCTGGGGGAGATGGACGCCGATCAGCTGGCGACCACCACGATGGACCGCCGGAACCGCACGCTCCGCCGCGTGCGCGTCGACGACGCCGAGGCCGCGGCGCGCATGTTCGAGCTGCTCATGGGCAACGACGTCGCACCGCGCAAGGAGTTCATCATCGACGGCGCCGGATCGGTGCGGGACCGCATCGACGTGTGACCCGCCGGCCCGGTGCCGGATGCGCGGACGGCCGCGGACCCCCCGGTCCGCGGCCGTCCGCGTTCGTCTTACGGGCGCGTCTACGTCTCGAGCGGCGCGGAGCCGTCCTCGGCGGACGGCTCGACGACGCCCGCGGCCGCGCCCGACGCGGCGTCGGGCGCGTCGGCGGGGGTGACCGCCTGGCCGACGCTCCCGATCGCCTTCTCCAGCGGGATGCCCGACCCGTCGCGCTTCATGCCGGTGGGCGGCAGCTGCCTGACCTCGCCGGCCGGCCCGACCGCGAGGGCGGGCCCGGGGCCGACCCAGGCGAGGGCGAGGTGGTCCTCGCCCTTGAGGTACGCGTGCGCGCGCACCCCGCCCGTGGCACGGCCCTTGCGCGGGAAGTCGGCGAACGCGCTCACCTTGGCGCGGCCGGGATCCACCCCAGCGATGGTGGCCGACGACGCCGAGATCGTGACGACCTGGGCGCCCTCGGGGGCGACGGAGGAGAAGAACAGCACGCGCGCGCCGGCTGCGAGGTTGACGCCGGCGACGCCGCCCGCCTGGATGCCCTGCGGCCGCACCGACACCGCGGGGAAGTGCAGCAGCTGCGCCTCGCTGGTGACGAAGACGAGCTCGTCCGTCTCCGCCCCCTGCCGCGCGCCGACGACCTCGTCGCCCTTCTTCAGCGCGATGACCTCGAACTCCGGCTTCGCGGGCAGGGCGGACGGGGCGATGCGCTTGACGACGCCCTGGCGCGTGCCGAGGGCGATCGCCTCCTCCGTGCCGAGCGCCACGAGCGCGACGACGCGCTCCTTCTTGTCCGCGAGGCCGAGGTAGTCGCGGATGCGGACGCCGGCCCCCAGCTGCACGCTCGCGACCGGGACCACGGGGAGGTCGACCGGAGTCATGGTGATGAGCCGGCCCGTGTTCGTGATGGCGCCGATGCGCGTGCGGCTCGTGGTCTCG
This window encodes:
- a CDS encoding type 1 glutamine amidotransferase — translated: MSDALRILHLYPDELGINGDRGNVTVLVERARIRGIRTEVVRHAPGGGDPGDADLVVIGSGPLTAQRAVLPDLVAHAPHLVGLREAGVPILAVGGGLQLLGESVRLTDGGELVGAGVLPVRTTLTAERRVGDLVLDTPDGEVVGYENHGSTLDIGAHAPLGSVRAGFGNGGQGGGEGVRVGASIGTHLGGPVLALNPRLADELLSAALARHDRELPADISGTLDRLDGWAREARATVMARPAHY
- a CDS encoding Mur ligase family protein, with translation MPLRLAVAAGRAARWAARLRGGGSAVPGVVALRLEPRFLERTIADLPHGVVAVTGSNGKSTTTHMLTAVLRAHGLRVFTNPSGGNLPQGIASAVLADADASGRLDADVAVLEIDEAYGVALSALLTPRTVLLLNIQIDQLNRFHEPDRVVGMLERIAATATEAVVANRDDAHVNAIAAHTARSGRAAVDWFGVSEELLGDSKHGLASAPRFGSEDPDPVHVDAGVEAVALSRRDAVFRLASGELPVTLPSRGLHYAVDAAGALATARRVLGDRFDPVRAAEGLGSVAAVYGRGEMLRAGDEDIEIIMMKNPASLQMNLDALGDPPEQVLLAVDDGTPDPSWIYDTDLSALTHADIVSGTKGYQLAVRFGYEGLEVGRVEPDLRRAVQAFITLEKPSRGVKTMIVNYEQMMAIRRILGYTDLEGGPA
- a CDS encoding DUF7455 domain-containing protein → MTPTATERPVDELDNHQLTANDRCDSCGAQAYIRVEVNSSELLFCAHHGKKYQEKLSAIATSWHDESSRLLDERA
- a CDS encoding DNA gyrase/topoisomerase IV subunit B, with product MAASDYSARHLSVLEGLEAVRKRPGMYIGSTDSRGLMHCLWEIIDNSVDEALGGHGDRIDVRLHPDGSVEVRDTARGVPVDIEPKTGLSGVEVVFTKLHAGGKFGSGSYASSGGLHGVGASVVNALSERLDVEVDRGGKTYAMSFRRGEPGIFEDQGEASPDAPFRPFTSGSELRVVGKVRKGVTGTRIRYWADRQIFTRGASFLTEELLGRARQTAFLVPGLSIDIEDLRGEQPVRESFRFDGGIAEFVDHLAVDAPLTDTWRLEGSGTFTETVPVLTDGGAMVPTELTRECAVDIALRWGTGYDTRFKSFVNIIATPKGGTHQAGFEAGLLKFVRAQVEANARKLKVGTDKLEKDDVLAGLTAVLTVRFPEPQFEGQTKEVLGTPAVRAIVSQVVQKAMAERFASTRREDKAQTAVLLEKVVGEMKSRISARTHKETQRRKNALESSSLPAKLVDCRSNDVANSELFIVEGDSALGTAKLARDSEYQALLPIRGKILNVQKASLPDMLSNTECASIIQVLGAGSGRTFDLSAARYGKIIIMSDADVDGAHIRTLLLTLFFRYMRPMIDEGRVFAAVPPLHRVVVMNPGSKPNDVIYTYSERELAAVLAQAKRQGKRYQDPIQRYKGLGEMDADQLATTTMDRRNRTLRRVRVDDAEAAARMFELLMGNDVAPRKEFIIDGAGSVRDRIDV
- a CDS encoding RNA polymerase sigma factor, with translation MATPSTPSATLDAAAATGTADDAATGEAKAPAKRAPARKTAATKAPAAKAATTAKAPTKAAAAKAAAAAEADGTASEDASTAPAKAPTARAKAAAAKKAAAASGEAAPAKAPRKTAAKKTATDGESSDEDAEEVVVPVAEEDTDDEVVEDGAVKPPVVLEPLPTGAMVLSNKEEDEDVPVYSTTITGATADPVKDYLKQIGKVALLNAAEEVELAMRIEAGLFAEDKLANTPGISRELERELRWVARDGQRAKSHLLGANLRLVVSLAKRYTGRGMQFLDLIQEGNLGLIRAVEKFDYTKGFKFSTYATWWIRQAITRAMADQARTIRIPVHMVEVINKLARVQRQMLQDLGREPTPEELSRELDMTPEKVIEVQKYGREPISLHTPLGEDGDSEFGDLIEDTEAVVPADAVGFTMLQKQLESLLDSLSEREAGVIRMRFGLGDGMPKTLDQIGDTFGVTRERIRQIESKTMAKLRHPSRSQSLRDYLE